One region of Mesomycoplasma ovipneumoniae genomic DNA includes:
- a CDS encoding IS256 family transposase — protein MYIDWKFFNVKENGVFVKKSLYLILAIDWQGNKKVLGFWIKNSESASNWLDVFSELKTRGLQDVLIISCDNLSGISQAIKAIFPQTDVQKCVVQQIRNSLLKVSYKDKKDFAYDMKSIYQAINQESAMQNLDKFAKKWGQKYPSIIKSWYTNFVGLTTFFKYPYELRRAIYTTNTIESVNRLIRKNTKAKGGIQSVNYLSKITYLTLQDASIKWQRQVRDWDTIKKQLEIIFPNRLNNVKLN, from the coding sequence TTGTACATTGATTGGAAGTTTTTTAATGTTAAAGAAAACGGTGTTTTTGTCAAAAAATCACTTTATCTTATTCTTGCAATTGATTGGCAAGGCAATAAAAAAGTACTGGGATTTTGGATTAAAAATAGCGAATCAGCAAGTAATTGACTTGATGTTTTTAGCGAACTAAAAACTCGTGGGCTGCAAGATGTTCTAATAATTTCTTGCGATAATCTAAGCGGAATTAGTCAAGCAATTAAAGCGATTTTCCCGCAAACAGATGTTCAAAAATGTGTTGTTCAGCAAATTAGAAACTCGCTTTTAAAAGTTTCTTACAAGGACAAAAAAGACTTTGCCTATGATATGAAAAGTATTTATCAAGCAATTAATCAAGAATCTGCAATGCAAAATCTTGATAAATTTGCCAAAAAATGAGGTCAAAAATATCCTTCAATTATCAAGTCTTGGTATACAAACTTCGTTGGATTAACGACATTTTTTAAATATCCATATGAATTGAGGCGAGCAATTTATACTACAAATACAATTGAATCAGTAAATAGATTAATTAGGAAAAATACAAAAGCAAAAGGCGGAATTCAAAGTGTAAATTACCTTTCAAAAATAACTTATTTAACGCTCCAAGACGCATCTATAAAATGACAAAGACAGGTAAGGGATTGAGATACAATTAAAAAACAATTAGAAATTATTTTCCCTAATCGATTAAATAATGTAAAATTAAATTAG
- a CDS encoding transposase: MELNQHLGYEKSNRSKNGAHRPNKRNGFSRKTVNYNSKNMHLKIPRDRNGTFENKFIGKYETKI, from the coding sequence GTGGAATTAAACCAACATTTAGGCTATGAAAAAAGCAACCGAAGCAAAAATGGTGCGCATAGACCCAATAAGCGAAACGGGTTTTCGCGAAAAACTGTGAATTATAATAGTAAAAATATGCATCTAAAAATACCAAGAGATCGAAATGGCACTTTTGAGAACAAATTCATCGGTAAATACGAAACAAAAATTTAG
- a CDS encoding DNA-methyltransferase: MSGKIDFVLNDDYKILLQYLRDNKIKVDAVITDPPYNISRKNNFKSIGRNGIDFGQWDKNFDQSEWINLTSPFIKNGGSIIIFNDWKNLGEIARTLELNGFLVKDLIRWVKKNPMPRNTKRRYVSDFEFALWAVKPGKKWTFNFELKKDKAYIKPEYVYSSELGSGKRFHPTQKPLNLIIDLIKLHTNPNDLILDLFMGSGTTAVAALKTKRRFIGSEIDEDYYKKIMERLKNFKNE; encoded by the coding sequence ATGTCAGGAAAAATTGATTTTGTATTAAATGATGACTATAAAATTCTTTTACAATATTTGCGAGATAATAAAATAAAAGTTGATGCAGTTATAACCGACCCTCCTTACAATATAAGCAGAAAAAATAATTTCAAATCTATTGGTCGAAACGGAATTGATTTTGGGCAGTGGGATAAAAATTTTGACCAATCAGAATGAATAAATTTAACATCCCCATTTATTAAGAATGGGGGTTCAATAATTATTTTCAATGATTGAAAAAATTTAGGTGAAATCGCACGAACACTTGAACTCAATGGCTTCCTTGTTAAGGACCTTATTAGATGGGTTAAAAAAAATCCAATGCCAAGAAATACAAAAAGACGATACGTTTCAGATTTTGAATTTGCTCTATGAGCTGTCAAACCAGGAAAAAAATGAACTTTTAACTTTGAGTTAAAAAAAGATAAGGCTTATATAAAACCAGAATATGTTTACTCGAGTGAACTTGGAAGTGGTAAGAGATTCCACCCTACTCAAAAACCGCTTAATTTGATTATTGATTTAATCAAATTACATACCAACCCCAATGATTTAATTTTGGATCTGTTTATGGGCAGCGGAACTACAGCAGTAGCTGCTTTGAAAACCAAAAGAAGATTTATCGGATCTGAAATAGATGAAGATTATTATAAAAAAATAATGGAAAGGCTTAAAAATTTTAAAAATGAGTAA
- a CDS encoding ribonuclease HII, with protein sequence MFKLNIEDTLTQYNKILGIDEAGRDCCVGPLVVAGVVLPKNFKSDLINDSKKLLESKREKAYELIIQNAIEYKIEFASAEYVDEFNPKQATRNLMNKIVKEFNDIDLIITDFEPVTSTNIKQLNLIKGDSQSLNVAAASILAKVARD encoded by the coding sequence ATGTTTAAATTAAATATTGAAGACACACTTACTCAATATAACAAGATTTTAGGAATTGATGAAGCAGGTCGTGATTGCTGCGTCGGACCACTTGTTGTTGCTGGAGTAGTTTTACCTAAAAACTTTAAAAGCGATTTGATAAATGACTCTAAAAAACTTTTAGAATCAAAAAGAGAAAAGGCTTATGAATTAATAATCCAAAACGCTATTGAATATAAAATTGAATTTGCAAGTGCAGAATATGTTGACGAATTCAATCCAAAACAAGCTACTCGCAACTTAATGAATAAAATTGTTAAAGAATTCAACGATATCGATTTAATCATTACTGATTTTGAGCCAGTCACTAGCACAAATATTAAACAGTTAAATTTAATTAAGGGCGATTCACAATCATTAAATGTTGCTGCTGCCTCAATATTGGCTAAAGTAGCAAGAGATTAA
- a CDS encoding Dam family site-specific DNA-(adenine-N6)-methyltransferase, with protein MSNLVRSPLNHIGNKFRILPELLDIIPSPEVCDDYFFIDVFGGSFNVGINSGFKNIIFNEKDKELFNIINFFIKNEFKHIDNLIKEKVNKYSLITQKDYKKNNIGYKKLRDDYNHYNRDIVSLIVLVFFSFNSEIRFNSKGQFNVPIGKSGYSNYRRKNLELFSQLAKDRNIKLYNEDFEDFVLKIIKKLDPEKIIFYFDPPYLVSQAPYNSTWSITDENRLISIFKILDDKGIKFVASNFLKNGNNINTVLKKFIEDRSINVKKLNISYKNSNYHRKNKEVEEIIFWNYE; from the coding sequence ATGAGTAATTTAGTTAGGTCACCTTTAAATCACATAGGCAATAAGTTTAGAATATTACCCGAATTATTAGATATTATCCCAAGCCCAGAAGTATGCGATGATTATTTCTTTATCGATGTTTTTGGCGGTAGTTTTAATGTTGGAATTAACTCGGGTTTTAAAAATATTATTTTTAATGAAAAAGACAAAGAATTATTCAACATAATAAATTTTTTTATAAAAAATGAATTTAAACATATAGATAATTTAATTAAAGAAAAAGTTAATAAATATTCCTTGATTACACAAAAAGACTATAAAAAAAATAATATTGGATATAAAAAACTTCGCGATGATTACAATCACTATAATAGAGACATTGTTTCCTTAATAGTATTAGTTTTCTTTAGCTTTAACTCTGAGATAAGATTTAATTCAAAAGGACAATTTAATGTTCCGATTGGTAAAAGTGGTTATTCGAACTATCGCCGAAAAAATTTGGAACTATTTAGTCAATTAGCTAAAGATAGAAATATAAAACTTTATAATGAGGATTTTGAGGATTTTGTTTTAAAAATAATAAAAAAACTTGACCCCGAAAAAATTATTTTTTATTTTGACCCCCCTTACCTTGTATCTCAAGCACCATATAATTCAACATGATCAATAACTGACGAAAATAGACTTATTTCAATTTTCAAAATTTTAGATGATAAAGGAATTAAATTTGTTGCGTCTAATTTTTTAAAAAATGGAAATAATATAAATACCGTATTAAAGAAATTTATAGAAGACCGGTCAATTAATGTCAAAAAGTTAAACATTAGTTATAAAAATTCTAATTACCATAGAAAAAACAAAGAAGTAGAGGAAATTATTTTTTGGAATTATGAGTAA